From the genome of Effusibacillus lacus, one region includes:
- a CDS encoding methionine gamma-lyase family protein: MQIEQTVLFNQAKVLSAFQKAQVSDFHFASSTGYGYNDRGREIIEQIYAEVFCAEASLVRPHIASGTHALALALFGVLRPGDQLLYITGSPYDTLEEVIGVRGEKGEGSLREFGISFDFVPLRDNRIDYEEVSRRITSETKMIGIQRSSGYAWRPSFSIAEIREMIRFVKEIKSDVIVLVDNCYGEFTEQIEPVEAGADLVAGSLIKNPGGGLAHTGGYLVGREDLIHKAACRLIAPGIGGEQGAMLGMNRNLLQGFFLAPHVVGEALKGAVFAAAAFEHAGLETSPRWDAYRTDIIQAVKWGSKERLIAFCQAIQAAAPVDSHVKPEPWDMPGYEDPVIMAAGAFVQGSSIELSADGPIREPYIGYMQGGLTFEHVQLAVMSVLRTMKQRNLL, from the coding sequence ATGCAAATTGAACAGACTGTATTGTTCAATCAGGCCAAAGTGTTGTCCGCCTTCCAAAAAGCACAGGTGAGCGATTTTCACTTTGCATCATCCACAGGTTACGGCTATAACGACCGTGGCCGTGAGATCATTGAGCAGATATATGCAGAGGTGTTCTGTGCGGAAGCGTCGCTTGTCCGACCTCATATTGCCTCAGGCACTCATGCGCTGGCATTGGCATTGTTCGGGGTGCTTCGCCCGGGGGATCAACTGCTCTATATTACCGGTTCCCCATACGACACATTGGAAGAGGTTATTGGGGTTCGCGGGGAAAAAGGAGAAGGTTCGCTTCGGGAATTTGGGATTTCTTTTGACTTTGTCCCCTTGCGGGATAACAGGATCGATTACGAAGAAGTGAGCCGCCGCATCACGTCTGAGACGAAGATGATCGGAATTCAAAGGTCATCCGGGTATGCCTGGCGTCCTTCTTTCTCGATAGCGGAAATTCGGGAAATGATTCGGTTTGTCAAAGAGATTAAGTCTGACGTTATAGTCTTGGTTGACAATTGTTACGGAGAGTTTACAGAACAGATTGAACCAGTGGAAGCGGGAGCAGACCTGGTGGCAGGATCTCTTATCAAAAATCCGGGTGGAGGCCTTGCCCACACGGGAGGATACTTGGTTGGAAGGGAGGACCTCATTCACAAAGCAGCTTGCCGTTTAATCGCACCAGGCATAGGTGGTGAGCAGGGAGCCATGCTGGGAATGAACCGGAACCTGTTGCAGGGATTCTTCCTGGCACCCCATGTAGTGGGGGAAGCGCTAAAGGGAGCGGTTTTTGCCGCCGCCGCATTTGAACATGCCGGCCTTGAAACATCCCCACGATGGGATGCATACCGAACGGATATTATCCAAGCGGTTAAATGGGGAAGTAAAGAACGGCTGATTGCCTTTTGCCAAGCGATTCAGGCAGCTGCACCGGTTGATTCTCATGTTAAACCGGAGCCATGGGACATGCCCGGGTATGAGGATCCCGTAATAATGGCAGCTGGAGCGTTTGTTCAGGGTTCTTCGATTGAGCTCTCGGCAGACGGA